A stretch of Melospiza georgiana isolate bMelGeo1 unplaced genomic scaffold, bMelGeo1.pri scaffold_29, whole genome shotgun sequence DNA encodes these proteins:
- the LOC131096347 gene encoding olfactory receptor 14J1-like — translation LHYGTLLGSRACAHMAAAAWASAFLYSLIHTANTFSLPLCHGNALGQFFCEIPQILKLSCSKSYLREFWLIVFSISLLFGCFVFMVFSYVQIFRAVLRIPSEQGRHKAFSTCLPHLAVVSLFVSTGFFAYLKPPSISSPSLDLALSVLYSVVPPQIHTHTQLGVICEFSDAGLSPRMQIVNADIEIHAGWL, via the exons ctgcactacgggaccctcctgggcagcagagcttgtgcccacatggcagcagctgcctgggccagtgcctttctctattcactgatacacacagccaatacattttccctgcctctgtgccatggcaatgccctgggtcagttcttctgtgaaatcccacagatcctcaagctctcctgctccaaatcctaccTCAGGGAATTTTGGCTCAttgtgttttccatttctttactatttggttgttttgtgttcatggttttctcctatgtgcagattttcagggctgtgctgaggatcccctctgagcagggacggcacaaagccttttccacctgcctccctcacctggctgtggtctccCTCTTTGTCAGCACTGGGTTTtttgcctacctgaagcccccctccatctcctccccatccctggatctggccctgtcagttctgtactcagtggtgcctcca cagatccacactcacacccagcttggtgtcatctgtgAATTTTCTGATGCTGGACTCAGTCCCCGCATGCAGATCGTCAATGCAGATATTgaaatccacgctggctggctctga
- the LOC131096346 gene encoding serine/threonine-protein kinase pim-2-like: protein METQVGAVAEAGRRPGPARSCEDAGSLCPEAEAVAGALRAGLFRAGRNVLPPVTNLCSKVSCSDIVTLGELSVTLKKDMDSEVDEVARVLLQMVPSSPEFVQKAASQTLGILVENVTPARAMIALMDMGVKQVLLLEILHLYLTGYRLTEKISRDTFHVPSPTKSSPPIQKSSLSSKLRKKLPPGRAMPPARPRPRAGLPRARPRPSRRGLASARLWPCWRWRCWAGISAWGGGGIAALRLRLARARPRPRPRSRSRPRLLPGPVEDTGGAAAPAASAAASPARAPPLGSAAAGPEPPVPRSRERTPGHGPPGAGEGRSGAVAGPGPSADSRVPPAGTAQEALLERYRLGSLLGRGGFGRVFAATRISDGAPVAIKRVPRNRVRHWGELPDGTSAPLEVVLLAKVSTGFPGVVQLLEWLELPNCIVMVLERPEQCQDLQHFIGARQFLPEEEARELFRQVLEAVWHCTSCGVLHRDIKPENILVDLDTGQAKLIDFGCGAYLQDTVYTHFAGTLSYSPPEWNDFGWYHGEAATVWSLGILLHQMVCGEHPFKRGRNLSWGQLPLPQRLSQECKDLIRWCLSVNSLDRPALEDLFCDPWMQDIPLP, encoded by the exons GTGACCAACCTCTGTTCCAAGGTGTCCTGCTCTGACATTGTCACTCTGGGAGAGCTCTCTGTGACCTTGAAGAAGGACATGGACTCTGAGGTGGATGAGGTTGCTCGGGTCCTTCTCCAGATGGTGCCCAGCTCCCCAGAATTTGTTCAGAAAGCAGCCAGTCAGACCCTGGGGATCCTGGTGGAGAATGTGACTCCTGCACGAGCAATGATTGCTCTCATGGACATGGGAGTCAAGCAGGTTCTTCTTTTAGAAATTCTTCAccttt ATCTGACTGGTTACCGTCTTACCGAGAAGATTTCTCGGGACACTTTCCATGTTCCCTCACCCACAAAGTCCTCGCCTCCCATCCAGAAGAGCTCTCTGTCCTCCAAGCTCAGGAAGAAGCTGCCGCCT ggccgggccatgcccccggcccgcccccggccccgggcggggctgccccgtgcccggccccggccgtccCGCCGCGGTCTCGCCTCCGCCCGGCTCTGGCCGTGCTGGCGGTGGCGCTGCTGGGCGGGCATCAGTGCCTGGGGCGGGGGCGGCATCGCCGCCCTTCGGCTCCGCCTGGCCCGAG cccggccccggcctcggccccggtcccggtcccggccGCGGCTCCTCCCGGGGCCCGTGGAGGACACAGgcggcgcggccgctcccgccgcctccgctGCGGCTTCCCCGGCCCGAGCTCCGCCGCTtggcagcgcggccgccggccccgagcctcCCGTGCCGCGTTCCCGGGAGCGAACGCCTGGGCATGGCCCGCCCGGCGCGGGTGAGGGGCGCTCGGGGGCCGTTGCTGGCCCCGGGCCGAGCGCTGACAGCCGCGTCCCGCCCGCAGGGACGGCGCAGGAGGCCCTGCTGGAGCGGTACCGGCTGGGATCGCTGCTGGGGCGCGGCGGCTTCGGCAGAGTCTTCGCGGCCACGAGGATCTCGGACGGCGCCCCG GTGGCCATCAAAAGGGTGCCACGGAACCGCGTCCGGCACTGGGGCGAGCTG CCCGACGGCACCAGCGCACCCCTGGAGGtcgtgctgctggccaaggtgtCCACTGGCTTCCCCGGTGTggtccagctgctggagtggcTCGAGCTCCCCAACTGCATCGTGATGGTGCTGGAGCGGCCAGAGCAGTGTCAGGATCTGCAGCATTTCATTGGGGCACGGCAGTTCCTGCCCGAGGAAGAGGCGCGGGAGCTGTTCcgccaggtgctggaggccgtGTGGCACTGCACCAGCTGCGGGGTCCTGCACCGGGACATCAAACCAGAGAACATCCTGGTTGACCTGGACACCGGGCAGGCCAAACTCATCGACTTTGGCTGTGGCGCCTACCTGCAGGACACAGTCTACACTCACTTTGCAG GAACACTGTCCTACAGCCCCCCGGAATGGAACGACTTTGGCTGGTACCATGGCGAGGCAGCAACGGTCTGgtccctgggcatcctgctgCACCAGATGGTCTGCGGGGAGCACCCTTTCAAGAGGGGCCGGAACCTCAGCTGGGgccagctcccactgccacaaCGGCTCTCTCAAG AGTGCAAAGACCTGATCAGGTGGTGTTTATCTGTGAACTCCTTGGACAGACCCGCACTGGAAGACCTGTTCTGTGATCCTTGGATGCAGGATATTCCTCTGCCATAG